Proteins encoded by one window of Enterococcus saccharolyticus subsp. saccharolyticus:
- a CDS encoding class A sortase encodes MKKKSKIKNLVINLLIVLLILLGLALIFNNKIKNFIIEKQSDKYTISHVSRENIVENANKEASFDFEAVESVSAEKVLQAQMKQTELPVIAGVAIPSVAINLPIFKGLGNEGLWYGAGTFRPDQVMGEGNYALASHRLEESDLLFSHLDQVAIGDVVYLTDLEHVYTYKVTVSTRIDPTQVEVVEDVPGKKMVTLITCGEASAVTRWMVQGELVQVTAMDQATEAMLAAFQMAQKTY; translated from the coding sequence ATGAAAAAGAAATCAAAAATAAAAAATTTGGTCATTAATTTACTGATTGTTCTATTAATTTTGTTAGGTTTGGCGTTGATTTTCAATAACAAAATAAAAAACTTTATTATAGAAAAACAAAGCGACAAATATACGATTTCACATGTTTCACGTGAAAACATTGTCGAAAATGCCAACAAAGAAGCGAGTTTTGATTTTGAGGCAGTCGAATCGGTCAGTGCAGAGAAAGTGTTACAAGCACAAATGAAACAGACAGAGTTGCCTGTTATTGCAGGCGTAGCGATTCCTAGTGTGGCAATCAATTTGCCGATTTTTAAAGGTCTAGGTAATGAAGGTTTATGGTATGGTGCTGGAACTTTTCGTCCAGACCAAGTAATGGGTGAGGGGAATTATGCGCTAGCGAGTCATCGCTTGGAAGAATCGGATTTATTATTCTCTCATTTGGATCAAGTCGCGATTGGTGATGTGGTTTATTTAACAGACCTTGAACATGTCTATACTTATAAAGTAACGGTTTCAACACGAATTGACCCGACACAGGTTGAAGTTGTTGAAGACGTTCCAGGGAAAAAAATGGTGACGTTGATTACTTGTGGGGAAGCTAGTGCAGTGACGCGTTGGATGGTTCAAGGGGAGTTGGTGCAAGTGACAGCAATGGATCAAGCGACAGAAGCGATGTTGGCTGCCTTTCAAATGGCACAAAAAACGTATTAA
- a CDS encoding patatin-like phospholipase family protein, which produces MKSEKLFLSDLKQSPIFSTSQLAVPFYSSHSEARAAFIQQVRKKQAWQLMGSHHLFLAVAFDEQRATLRNLLYIPMENFSWKKSLALIETFLRQHFVKEFFIPISLGEMMTQWLIAKGYEQTAAGFKKVFTYHTALVLGGGGARGSYQIGVWQALKSLGISFDLMTGTSVGALNGALILMDDVDVARDLWLTISTDKVLAFPEACATNQTLKELVQQVGSLATTALKENGASSKPLQELLIQTFDAEKMQKRQVPLFVCTTRFPALQEVVHHYDVTNGLDELKWLVASASFYPGMVPMEIEQEFYVDGGYRNNLPIDVALAHGATECICVDIKGPGIAKKTTIPEEVAVVNYCSPWSLGNLLVFDSNRSETNYRLGYLETMKSFDQFNGYWYTFTLETTWQKEWHAFLRYLQKDQQSLALLQRTEFWKKVGKLYQHKAPVEQGGLILLELIGRFFGLEATHVYTKESFLTGIQQAFRQEQLAIGTLSISEWLATYRNQRFVLSEKNQLAHLYQIIIEKKELPIQIISFAPVLVVAAKFLVYLLTETEFVHPSENTLQ; this is translated from the coding sequence ATGAAAAGTGAAAAACTATTTTTGTCCGACCTCAAACAATCGCCTATTTTTTCAACAAGTCAATTAGCAGTCCCATTTTATTCGTCACATTCTGAAGCACGAGCAGCGTTTATTCAGCAAGTAAGAAAAAAGCAAGCGTGGCAATTGATGGGTTCGCACCACTTGTTTTTAGCGGTGGCATTTGATGAACAGCGAGCAACTTTGCGTAATTTATTGTATATCCCAATGGAAAATTTTTCTTGGAAGAAAAGTTTAGCATTAATTGAAACCTTTTTGCGTCAACATTTCGTCAAAGAATTTTTTATTCCCATTTCATTAGGAGAGATGATGACGCAATGGCTGATTGCCAAGGGATATGAGCAAACGGCTGCGGGCTTTAAAAAAGTATTTACGTATCATACAGCGTTGGTTTTAGGCGGTGGTGGTGCCCGAGGATCGTATCAAATTGGTGTGTGGCAAGCATTAAAAAGCTTGGGTATTTCATTTGATTTGATGACTGGTACATCGGTGGGCGCATTGAATGGCGCATTGATTTTAATGGATGACGTAGATGTTGCCCGCGACTTATGGTTAACAATTAGTACCGACAAAGTGTTGGCCTTTCCAGAGGCGTGTGCGACCAATCAAACATTGAAAGAATTAGTGCAACAAGTCGGATCGCTAGCCACGACAGCACTTAAAGAAAATGGAGCCAGTTCTAAACCATTGCAAGAATTACTCATCCAAACGTTTGATGCCGAAAAAATGCAAAAAAGGCAAGTGCCATTATTTGTTTGTACGACACGTTTTCCAGCTTTACAAGAAGTGGTTCATCATTATGATGTGACCAATGGTTTGGATGAATTGAAATGGTTAGTCGCGTCGGCGTCGTTTTATCCGGGAATGGTTCCCATGGAAATTGAGCAAGAATTCTATGTCGATGGTGGGTATCGCAATAATTTACCGATTGACGTTGCTTTAGCACATGGCGCAACGGAGTGTATTTGTGTCGATATTAAAGGCCCCGGAATTGCTAAAAAAACAACTATTCCAGAAGAAGTTGCAGTCGTCAATTACTGCTCCCCATGGTCATTAGGAAATTTATTAGTTTTTGATAGTAATCGTTCAGAAACCAACTATCGTTTAGGATATTTAGAAACGATGAAATCTTTTGACCAATTCAATGGCTATTGGTATACCTTTACTTTAGAGACGACTTGGCAAAAAGAATGGCACGCCTTTTTGCGTTATTTACAAAAGGACCAGCAGTCTTTAGCGCTACTCCAACGGACTGAGTTTTGGAAAAAAGTTGGAAAATTGTATCAACACAAAGCACCAGTGGAACAAGGTGGTTTGATTTTGTTAGAGTTAATTGGCCGATTTTTTGGTTTAGAAGCTACGCATGTCTATACGAAAGAAAGCTTTTTAACAGGTATCCAACAAGCCTTTCGTCAAGAACAGCTAGCAATTGGGACACTGTCCATTTCTGAATGGTTAGCAACTTATCGTAATCAACGTTTTGTGTTATCTGAAAAAAATCAATTGGCTCATCTCTACCAAATTATCATCGAGAAAAAGGAGCTACCGATACAAATCATTTCATTCGCACCAGTGCTTGTTGTCGCCGCGAAATTTTTAGTCTATTTATTAACAGAGACGGAATTTGTACACCCTTCCGAAAATACGTTACAATAA
- a CDS encoding YdbC family protein, with the protein MANEFSYEIVEEIAVLSENPKGWRKELNLVSWNGRPPKFDLRDWSPGHEKMGKGVTLSNEEFAALKQTLTSM; encoded by the coding sequence ATGGCAAATGAATTTTCCTATGAAATTGTTGAAGAGATTGCCGTATTATCAGAAAACCCGAAAGGCTGGCGTAAAGAGTTAAACTTAGTCAGTTGGAATGGACGACCACCAAAATTTGATTTGCGTGATTGGAGTCCCGGTCATGAAAAAATGGGGAAAGGCGTCACGTTGTCTAACGAAGAATTTGCAGCTTTGAAACAGACGCTAACATCAATGTAA
- a CDS encoding YicC/YloC family endoribonuclease: MKSMTGFGKALCESAHYQIEVEMKSVNHRFLDIQLRNPRQLNVYEQAIRQTIKDTLQRGRIEVYITLKEKGDSNKEVVVHWDLMEELVTTMQSEAKARFQTDLPAKTILKRLINNEAFIDIQEKQTEDQELELSVLAAVKQAAEANNASREVEGAGILQILEDNRHALAQKITELATFVDTYEADYKERFEKKLTDWLGATVEQDRLLTEMAILLERGDIHEELDRMTIHLSSMATMLQSAKPVGRELDFLIQEMNREVNTIGSKSSPIVIKNAVVQMKTIIEKIREQVQNVE; the protein is encoded by the coding sequence ATGAAAAGTATGACTGGTTTTGGCAAAGCATTGTGTGAGTCAGCGCACTATCAGATTGAAGTGGAAATGAAAAGTGTGAATCATCGGTTTTTAGACATTCAGTTGCGTAACCCGCGCCAATTAAATGTCTATGAGCAAGCGATTCGCCAAACAATTAAAGATACGTTACAACGTGGACGCATTGAAGTGTATATCACGTTAAAAGAAAAAGGAGATAGCAACAAAGAAGTTGTGGTTCATTGGGATTTGATGGAAGAATTAGTTACCACGATGCAAAGTGAAGCGAAAGCACGATTTCAGACTGATTTACCAGCAAAAACTATCTTGAAACGTTTGATTAATAATGAAGCATTTATCGACATTCAAGAAAAACAAACCGAAGATCAAGAGTTAGAATTGTCTGTTTTAGCAGCTGTTAAACAAGCTGCCGAAGCCAACAATGCTAGTCGTGAAGTAGAAGGTGCTGGCATTCTGCAAATTTTAGAAGACAATCGACACGCATTAGCACAAAAAATCACTGAATTAGCAACATTTGTTGACACATACGAAGCAGACTACAAAGAACGTTTTGAAAAGAAATTAACGGACTGGTTAGGCGCGACAGTGGAACAAGACCGTTTGTTAACTGAAATGGCGATTTTATTGGAACGTGGCGATATTCATGAAGAGCTTGACCGCATGACAATTCATCTGTCATCAATGGCAACGATGCTGCAATCGGCAAAACCGGTCGGACGTGAACTCGATTTTCTGATTCAAGAAATGAATCGAGAAGTGAACACTATTGGTTCAAAATCAAGCCCGATTGTTATTAAAAATGCCGTTGTTCAAATGAAAACAATCATTGAAAAAATCCGTGAACAAGTCCAAAATGTGGAATAA
- the gmk gene encoding guanylate kinase produces the protein MTERGLLIVLSGPSGVGKGTVRKAIFDSEDNDFQYSISMTTRKKRIGEVEGVDYYFRSHEEFEELIAAGQMLEYAEYVGNYYGTPLSYVQQTLDEGKDVFLEIEVQGALQVKEKVPDGVFIFLTPPDLTELRSRITGRGTDSIEVIDERMRVAREEIEMMALYDYAVVNDEVPLAVQRIKDIISSEHFRVERVIGKYRKMLEEL, from the coding sequence ATGACAGAGCGAGGATTATTAATCGTATTATCTGGACCTTCCGGCGTTGGTAAGGGAACAGTACGTAAAGCGATATTTGATAGTGAAGATAACGATTTTCAATATTCTATTTCAATGACAACACGTAAAAAGCGTATCGGAGAAGTAGAGGGTGTGGATTATTATTTCCGCAGTCATGAGGAATTTGAAGAGCTAATTGCTGCTGGTCAAATGTTAGAATATGCAGAATATGTAGGAAATTATTATGGTACGCCATTGTCTTATGTACAACAAACATTAGATGAAGGAAAAGACGTTTTCTTAGAAATCGAAGTACAAGGTGCCTTACAAGTAAAAGAGAAAGTGCCAGATGGTGTGTTTATTTTCTTAACACCACCAGATTTAACGGAATTACGTTCACGAATCACTGGACGTGGTACCGACTCAATCGAAGTTATTGATGAACGAATGCGTGTTGCTCGCGAAGAAATTGAAATGATGGCATTGTATGACTATGCAGTTGTCAACGATGAAGTTCCTTTAGCCGTCCAACGAATTAAAGATATCATTTCAAGCGAACATTTCCGCGTCGAACGCGTAATTGGAAAATATAGAAAAATGTTAGAGGAGTTGTAG
- the rpoZ gene encoding DNA-directed RNA polymerase subunit omega, which produces MMLKPSIDSLLDRVNSKYSLVILASKRAHELDGGAQATLDKFDSVKSVGQALEEIEAETVISDPHPEVKRARLKMEAEERRAQKEQEQKELEERIRQEQKL; this is translated from the coding sequence ATGATGTTAAAACCGTCAATCGATTCATTGTTGGATCGTGTTAATTCAAAATATTCATTAGTTATTTTAGCTAGTAAACGTGCCCACGAACTAGATGGTGGTGCTCAAGCAACCTTAGATAAATTTGATTCAGTTAAAAGTGTTGGTCAAGCACTCGAAGAAATCGAAGCTGAGACAGTTATCAGTGACCCACATCCAGAAGTGAAACGTGCACGCTTGAAAATGGAAGCAGAAGAGCGCCGCGCACAAAAAGAACAAGAACAAAAAGAATTAGAAGAACGTATTCGTCAAGAACAAAAATTATAA
- the priA gene encoding primosomal protein N' produces the protein MQTDQPFTYFVPAELQEVIEVGMRVEVPFGGADRHIQGFVTGLVDGIETAQLKSIIRVLDLAPVLNTELLQLADFMKEKTFAFKITCFQTMLPSVMKAEYQKNFVLKDPSHPVHTYFSEKETLDWQEVESLGLLNQFKKLRAENVVDVQYVVKNKNKVKTIRYVKSFVTSDNRSQIEETLKKTAKRQQQLVSLLAANPTQPLSFYKEHGITTAILNQGVDNGWLAFEEVEAYRDPYQHRTFEKTQSLALNPEQQQAVDAILSSEGQADVFLLEGITGSGKTEVYLQTIASLLAQGKTAMMLVPEIALTPQMVERFKSRFGEAVAVLHSGLSYGEKYDEWRKIERKEAQVVVGARSAVFAPLENIGVIIIDEEHEASYKQDEAPRYHARDLAIWRGNYHQCPVVLGSATPSLESRARAQKNVYRLLPLSHRANPHATLPSVQIVDLKEEFVQKNTSTFSRVLQEKITDRLAKNEQIVLLLNRRGYSSFVMCRDCGYVLPCPNCDISLTLHMDTKTMRCHYCGHEEAIPYRCPDCGGKKIRYYGTGTQKVEEELQALFPEARILRMDVDTTRRKGAHEKILQTFGEQKADILLGTQMIAKGLDFPNITLVGVLNADTALNLPDFRSSERTFQLLTQVSGRAGRAEKSGEVIIQTFNPEHHAIVLAQMQDYEHFYQKEMLMRHQSGYPPYYFTVKISCSHPEEQVVAKKMFQIAQQVKQTLSPQSILLGPIPSGVARVKNRYHYQLIIKYKKEPLLQGLLRDILEDSQKEQRKNLYVSIDNEPLNFI, from the coding sequence ATGCAGACAGATCAACCCTTTACTTATTTTGTACCAGCAGAATTGCAAGAAGTGATTGAAGTCGGTATGCGCGTCGAGGTGCCATTTGGTGGTGCGGATCGTCACATCCAGGGATTTGTGACGGGATTAGTTGACGGAATAGAAACGGCACAATTAAAATCAATTATTCGCGTATTAGATTTAGCTCCAGTGTTAAATACGGAACTGCTACAACTAGCAGATTTTATGAAAGAGAAAACGTTTGCCTTTAAAATTACCTGTTTTCAAACGATGTTACCGAGTGTGATGAAAGCAGAATATCAAAAAAACTTCGTGTTAAAAGACCCTAGTCATCCAGTTCATACGTATTTTTCTGAAAAAGAGACGCTGGATTGGCAAGAGGTCGAGTCATTAGGGCTGTTAAACCAATTCAAAAAATTACGGGCTGAGAATGTCGTTGACGTGCAGTACGTGGTTAAAAATAAAAATAAAGTCAAAACCATTCGTTATGTGAAAAGTTTCGTTACATCCGACAACCGTTCGCAGATTGAAGAAACACTGAAAAAAACTGCCAAACGTCAGCAACAACTTGTTTCCTTATTAGCAGCAAATCCGACGCAACCGTTATCTTTTTATAAAGAACATGGAATTACAACAGCCATTTTAAACCAAGGCGTTGACAATGGATGGTTAGCTTTTGAAGAAGTGGAAGCATATCGCGATCCTTACCAACATCGAACATTTGAAAAAACACAATCATTGGCATTAAATCCAGAACAACAACAAGCCGTTGATGCGATTTTGTCTTCAGAAGGGCAAGCGGATGTCTTTTTATTGGAAGGCATTACAGGTAGTGGAAAGACGGAAGTGTATTTACAAACGATTGCTTCTCTATTAGCACAAGGGAAAACGGCGATGATGCTCGTTCCAGAAATTGCGTTGACACCACAAATGGTTGAGCGTTTTAAGAGTCGTTTTGGCGAAGCAGTGGCTGTCTTACACAGTGGCTTATCATATGGTGAAAAATACGATGAATGGCGTAAAATTGAACGTAAAGAAGCACAAGTGGTGGTCGGTGCGCGTTCGGCGGTATTTGCTCCTTTGGAAAATATTGGGGTGATTATTATCGATGAAGAACATGAAGCATCTTATAAACAAGACGAAGCGCCACGTTACCATGCCCGTGATTTAGCCATTTGGCGAGGAAATTACCACCAATGTCCAGTCGTGCTAGGTAGTGCAACCCCTTCTTTAGAATCACGTGCCCGAGCTCAAAAAAACGTGTATCGTTTATTGCCTTTAAGTCATCGCGCAAATCCACATGCGACATTGCCTAGTGTGCAAATTGTTGATTTAAAAGAAGAATTTGTACAAAAAAACACCAGTACGTTTTCACGTGTTTTGCAAGAAAAGATTACGGATCGTTTGGCTAAAAACGAGCAAATTGTTTTGTTACTTAATCGTCGTGGTTATTCTTCGTTTGTGATGTGCCGGGATTGTGGCTATGTTTTACCTTGCCCAAACTGTGACATTTCGCTAACGTTGCATATGGATACGAAAACGATGCGTTGTCATTATTGTGGACATGAAGAAGCCATTCCGTACCGTTGTCCTGATTGTGGGGGCAAGAAAATTCGTTATTATGGTACAGGAACTCAAAAAGTCGAAGAAGAACTCCAAGCGCTTTTTCCAGAAGCCCGTATTTTGCGGATGGATGTAGATACCACACGACGCAAAGGTGCACATGAAAAGATTCTCCAAACCTTTGGTGAACAGAAGGCCGATATTTTGTTAGGTACGCAAATGATTGCTAAAGGACTTGATTTTCCGAATATCACCTTAGTTGGGGTCTTGAATGCAGACACCGCCTTGAATTTACCTGATTTTCGTTCAAGTGAGCGGACGTTCCAACTGCTAACGCAAGTGAGTGGACGAGCAGGTCGAGCAGAAAAATCCGGTGAAGTGATTATTCAAACATTTAATCCTGAGCACCATGCTATTGTGTTAGCCCAAATGCAAGATTACGAGCATTTCTATCAAAAAGAAATGCTGATGCGTCATCAAAGTGGGTATCCACCTTATTACTTTACGGTGAAAATTTCTTGTAGTCATCCGGAAGAACAAGTCGTAGCGAAAAAAATGTTTCAAATTGCCCAACAAGTCAAACAAACATTAAGTCCGCAAAGTATCTTATTAGGTCCAATTCCAAGTGGTGTGGCACGTGTAAAAAATCGTTACCACTACCAATTGATTATCAAATATAAAAAAGAACCATTACTACAAGGATTATTACGTGATATTTTGGAAGATAGCCAAAAAGAACAGCGCAAAAATCTGTATGTATCAATTGACAATGAACCACTTAATTTTATTTAA
- the def gene encoding peptide deformylase — translation MRYPIIIHPEEQLRKPCEPITVVTDELVQLLEDMYETMLAHDGIGIAAPQIGKNIQVAVVEVEEGELFELINPEIIEAKGSDIDVEGCLSIPHVYGTVERADEVTVRYYDREGVEMEVQAFGYLARAFQHEIDHLNGKLFIDTMIDRIPEEELEAYVEEHDHD, via the coding sequence ATGCGATATCCAATTATTATCCACCCTGAGGAACAACTTCGTAAACCCTGTGAACCGATTACTGTGGTGACCGATGAGTTAGTCCAGTTATTAGAAGATATGTATGAAACGATGCTAGCCCATGATGGTATCGGAATTGCAGCACCGCAAATTGGAAAAAATATCCAAGTTGCTGTTGTTGAAGTTGAAGAAGGCGAACTATTTGAACTGATTAATCCAGAAATTATTGAAGCAAAAGGGAGCGATATTGATGTAGAAGGCTGCCTAAGCATTCCGCATGTGTATGGAACAGTCGAACGTGCTGATGAAGTGACGGTACGTTATTATGATCGTGAAGGAGTTGAAATGGAAGTCCAAGCATTTGGTTACTTGGCACGGGCATTTCAACATGAAATCGATCATTTAAATGGTAAATTATTTATTGATACGATGATTGATCGTATTCCAGAAGAAGAACTAGAAGCTTATGTAGAGGAGCATGACCATGACTAA
- the fmt gene encoding methionyl-tRNA formyltransferase encodes MTKIVFMGTPQFSVPILEGLVANGYEVVAAVTQPDRPVGRKKIITPTPVKEAALRLDIPVLQPEKISGSPEMEKIGELQPDLIVTAAFGQFLPERLLQIPTHGAINVHASLLPKYRGGAPVHYSIMNGEKETGVTIMEMIKKMDAGGIYSQASLPITRQDDVGMMFDKLSLLGKELLLETLPKILDGSLQPVPQDEEKVTFSPNITREQEAIDWHKTAEEIDCQVRGMRPWPIAFAMYNDQRWKLWAVTPLEETTDAQPGTIIHRDKKALWIACGNQTVVAIDELQPAGKGKQTIAAFLNGSGQQVAVGQQVN; translated from the coding sequence ATGACTAAAATTGTATTTATGGGCACCCCCCAATTTTCGGTTCCAATCTTAGAAGGATTGGTAGCAAATGGTTACGAGGTTGTAGCGGCAGTGACACAACCAGACCGTCCTGTGGGCCGTAAAAAAATTATCACCCCAACACCTGTCAAAGAAGCCGCTTTGCGTTTAGACATCCCCGTTTTACAACCAGAGAAAATTTCTGGTTCACCAGAGATGGAAAAGATTGGTGAATTACAACCAGATTTGATTGTGACAGCAGCATTTGGTCAGTTTTTACCAGAGCGTTTATTACAAATACCAACACATGGCGCGATTAACGTGCATGCCTCTTTATTACCAAAATACCGAGGTGGTGCACCCGTACATTATTCTATTATGAATGGTGAAAAAGAAACAGGTGTCACAATTATGGAAATGATTAAAAAAATGGATGCAGGCGGTATTTATTCACAAGCCAGTTTACCAATTACTCGTCAAGATGATGTAGGTATGATGTTTGATAAACTTAGTCTATTAGGCAAAGAGTTATTATTAGAAACTTTACCTAAAATTTTAGATGGTTCCTTGCAACCAGTTCCACAAGATGAAGAGAAAGTGACTTTCTCACCGAATATTACGCGTGAACAAGAAGCGATTGATTGGCATAAAACGGCGGAAGAAATCGATTGTCAAGTACGCGGCATGCGTCCATGGCCGATTGCTTTTGCGATGTATAATGACCAACGTTGGAAATTATGGGCAGTAACTCCCTTAGAAGAAACCACTGACGCACAACCAGGGACGATTATTCATCGGGATAAAAAAGCGCTATGGATTGCTTGTGGCAATCAGACAGTAGTAGCAATTGATGAATTACAACCAGCTGGTAAAGGAAAACAAACGATTGCCGCCTTTTTAAATGGTAGTGGGCAACAAGTCGCAGTTGGACAACAGGTGAACTAG
- the rsmB gene encoding 16S rRNA (cytosine(967)-C(5))-methyltransferase RsmB: MKNKTKKTVRFVALDALERVQKGGAYSNLLLRDAINKGQLNEKDSRLLTELVYGTISHQLLLSFYLQPFIAKAKKVDDWVKLLLQLSLYQLLYLDKVPSHAVLNEAVEIAKVRGNVGIGKFVNGVLRNVQRQDVPELTTIKDPMKRLATEISMPQWLVEKLVKEIGVEETRQLGLSLFETSHVSCRVDSRKMTRQEAIQVLIDEGIEARESSVSPEGIIAEKGFIAGSRLFKEGILTVQDESSMLVAPALQIEPHHQVLDACAAPGGKTTHIATFLDKKAGGQVTSLDIHRHKVALIEENAERLHVSDVVCALELDARQAADEFSTNTFDRILVDAPCSGLGLMRRKPDIKYNKKQADFDKLPEIQLAILESVAPTLKTDGLLVYSTCTFAPEENQAVVARFLQAHPEFTLVDIPVSDVLQPSIENKMLTIYPHQYMTDGFFISCLRKK; the protein is encoded by the coding sequence ATGAAAAACAAAACCAAGAAAACTGTGCGTTTTGTCGCACTTGATGCGTTAGAACGTGTACAAAAAGGTGGCGCGTATTCCAATTTGTTATTACGTGATGCCATTAACAAAGGACAATTAAACGAAAAAGATAGTCGCTTATTAACAGAATTAGTGTATGGAACCATTAGCCATCAGTTATTATTATCTTTTTACTTACAACCGTTTATTGCGAAAGCCAAAAAAGTCGATGATTGGGTCAAATTATTGTTACAGCTTTCGTTGTATCAGTTATTGTATTTAGACAAAGTACCGAGTCATGCCGTTTTAAATGAAGCGGTTGAGATTGCGAAAGTTCGTGGCAATGTGGGAATTGGCAAATTTGTCAATGGCGTGTTGCGCAATGTGCAACGTCAAGATGTCCCTGAACTAACGACTATCAAAGATCCAATGAAACGTTTGGCAACTGAAATTAGTATGCCTCAGTGGCTTGTCGAAAAATTAGTCAAAGAAATTGGAGTAGAAGAGACGCGCCAATTAGGCTTGTCTTTATTTGAAACTAGTCATGTAAGTTGTCGAGTCGATTCTCGTAAAATGACGCGTCAAGAAGCAATCCAAGTATTAATTGACGAAGGAATTGAGGCCAGAGAAAGCAGTGTGTCACCTGAAGGCATTATTGCAGAAAAAGGCTTTATTGCTGGTAGCCGTCTATTTAAAGAAGGCATTTTAACGGTTCAAGATGAAAGCTCGATGTTGGTTGCTCCAGCATTACAAATTGAGCCACATCATCAAGTATTAGATGCTTGTGCAGCTCCTGGAGGAAAAACCACTCATATTGCGACATTTTTAGATAAAAAAGCTGGCGGACAAGTGACATCGTTAGATATCCATCGCCACAAGGTTGCTTTAATTGAAGAGAATGCAGAACGTCTACACGTATCTGATGTTGTTTGTGCGTTGGAATTAGATGCCCGTCAAGCAGCCGATGAATTTTCAACGAATACGTTTGACCGTATTTTGGTTGATGCACCGTGTTCAGGTTTAGGCTTGATGCGCCGTAAACCAGACATTAAATACAACAAAAAACAAGCGGATTTTGACAAATTACCTGAAATCCAATTAGCAATTTTAGAGAGTGTTGCCCCTACTCTGAAAACGGATGGTCTTTTAGTTTACAGCACGTGTACATTTGCACCCGAAGAAAATCAAGCAGTCGTTGCCCGTTTCTTACAAGCACATCCAGAATTCACTTTAGTTGATATTCCAGTTAGTGATGTGTTACAACCAAGTATCGAGAACAAGATGCTGACAATTTATCCGCACCAATATATGACAGATGGATTTTTTATCAGCTGTTTACGCAAAAAATGA
- a CDS encoding Stp1/IreP family PP2C-type Ser/Thr phosphatase yields the protein MEIRYKSDVGKRRNTNQDYAAVFTNQKGYTLALLADGMGGHQAGDVASHDTVEEIGSKWQASDISDSEKAAQWLIQHIQAENETIYQRGQATPELSGMGTTLEAVVILDDQFTLAHVGDSRTYLLRENELIQLTEDHSLVNALVKSGEITLEMATNHPRRNVVTRSVGMPGVVEVDVATHFIADNDYLMLCSDGLTNMVSEELIYEYIMTSSSLEEAMERLIDAANEQGGVDNITVLLMDLGGVSQ from the coding sequence ATGGAGATTCGTTATAAAAGTGATGTAGGAAAAAGGCGTAATACCAACCAAGATTACGCTGCCGTATTTACCAATCAAAAAGGATATACGTTAGCATTATTAGCAGATGGAATGGGCGGACATCAAGCAGGTGACGTTGCCAGTCATGATACTGTTGAAGAAATTGGCAGTAAATGGCAAGCTTCTGATATTTCAGATAGCGAAAAAGCAGCCCAGTGGTTAATCCAGCATATACAAGCTGAAAATGAAACCATTTATCAGCGTGGTCAAGCGACCCCTGAGTTAAGTGGCATGGGAACTACGTTAGAAGCAGTTGTTATTTTGGATGATCAATTTACCTTGGCACACGTAGGGGATAGCCGTACGTACTTATTGCGAGAAAACGAGCTAATTCAACTAACAGAAGATCATTCCCTAGTGAATGCCTTGGTAAAATCAGGGGAAATCACCTTGGAGATGGCAACCAATCATCCACGCAGAAATGTGGTGACTCGCTCAGTAGGAATGCCTGGTGTAGTGGAAGTGGATGTAGCGACACATTTTATTGCAGACAATGACTATCTGATGCTTTGTTCAGATGGGTTAACCAATATGGTTAGCGAAGAGTTAATTTATGAATATATCATGACCAGTTCTTCATTAGAAGAAGCCATGGAGCGTTTAATTGATGCAGCGAATGAACAGGGTGGGGTCGATAACATCACTGTATTATTGATGGACCTTGGAGGTGTCAGTCAATGA